A portion of the Stigmatella aurantiaca DW4/3-1 genome contains these proteins:
- a CDS encoding CheR family methyltransferase, translating into MASKPPRDSELEAILEKVRQVRSFDFRSYKRATLQRRIERRMAATRCQTRTAYLALLDRDANEVNTLVSSMLIKLTTFFRDPEVWTSLEKVVREMTLKRQPDQELRIWSAGCATGEEAYSIAILAAEALGPGMPGAELKVFGTDVDEAAIAFARRGVYTPQQLEGCSKERLARWFVPSGGGYAVRKEIRRAVVFGVNNLVSDAPVSRIDLILCRNVFIYLDAELQKRSLARFHFALRHDGVLALGRSELIPFAAKLFEPVELTRRIYRKDGRQELSWAPQERGISSSEPTGTGRPPLDAQSPRDAQRALLREVLDSQPCPLIATDNEGTVIVFNQAAAHLWGRTEAEVAGKRLAALALPGLSQDLLVEQSARVKAGRSAREVGDGTLKVPGTDPVVIRTLVVPLRSLSAENAGLLYVAHDVTALRSLEQHLQQANEELNTANLRLQSSNEEMRASNEELETTNEELQSANEELQTTNEELQSTNEELETTNEELQSTNAELDATNRELAHRTQEMDALSFSQHAIIRALSEGVMVLDANGYITAWNLAAERLLGLTERETVGQVLWTLRIPALNRALLNRVRKHLTANRTLRQEDVSYQLPHGGRGRATLVATPLIMDSQVLGAIILLEDTTRLSTLAQKNREMKERMKA; encoded by the coding sequence ATGGCCAGCAAGCCCCCCCGCGACAGCGAATTAGAAGCCATCCTCGAAAAGGTGCGGCAGGTCCGGAGCTTCGACTTCCGCAGCTACAAGCGGGCCACGCTCCAGCGCCGCATCGAGCGGCGCATGGCCGCCACGCGCTGTCAGACCCGGACCGCGTACCTGGCCCTGCTCGATCGGGATGCGAACGAGGTGAACACCCTCGTCTCCTCCATGCTCATCAAGCTGACCACCTTCTTCCGGGACCCGGAGGTGTGGACCTCGCTCGAGAAGGTGGTGCGGGAAATGACGCTCAAGCGCCAACCCGATCAGGAGCTGCGCATCTGGAGCGCGGGGTGCGCCACCGGCGAGGAGGCCTATTCGATTGCCATCCTCGCCGCGGAGGCCTTGGGCCCCGGCATGCCCGGCGCGGAGCTGAAGGTGTTTGGCACGGATGTGGACGAGGCGGCCATTGCCTTCGCGCGCCGCGGCGTCTACACCCCCCAGCAGCTCGAGGGCTGCTCCAAGGAACGGCTGGCGCGCTGGTTCGTCCCCTCCGGCGGGGGGTATGCGGTGCGCAAGGAGATCCGCCGCGCGGTCGTCTTCGGGGTCAACAACCTCGTCTCCGACGCGCCCGTCTCGCGGATCGATCTCATCCTCTGCCGCAACGTCTTCATCTACCTGGACGCGGAACTCCAGAAGCGCTCCCTGGCGCGCTTCCACTTCGCCTTGCGCCACGACGGCGTCCTGGCCCTGGGGCGCTCGGAGCTCATCCCCTTCGCGGCCAAGCTCTTCGAGCCGGTGGAGCTGACCCGGCGCATCTACCGCAAGGATGGGCGGCAGGAGCTGTCCTGGGCGCCCCAGGAGCGGGGGATTTCCTCGAGCGAGCCCACCGGGACTGGGCGGCCCCCCCTGGACGCGCAGTCCCCCCGGGACGCGCAGCGGGCCCTGCTGCGCGAGGTGCTCGACTCGCAACCCTGCCCGCTCATCGCCACGGACAACGAAGGGACCGTCATCGTCTTCAATCAGGCCGCCGCGCATCTGTGGGGCCGCACCGAGGCGGAGGTCGCCGGCAAACGCCTGGCGGCCTTGGCGCTGCCCGGGCTCAGCCAGGACCTGCTGGTGGAGCAGAGCGCCCGCGTGAAGGCCGGCCGGTCCGCGCGGGAAGTGGGCGACGGCACCCTGAAGGTCCCGGGCACGGACCCGGTGGTTATCCGGACCCTGGTCGTCCCCTTGCGCTCCCTCTCGGCCGAGAACGCCGGCCTGCTGTACGTGGCGCACGATGTGACGGCGCTGCGGAGCCTGGAGCAACACCTCCAGCAAGCCAACGAGGAGCTGAACACCGCCAACCTCCGGCTCCAATCCTCCAACGAGGAGATGCGCGCCTCCAACGAGGAGCTCGAGACGACCAACGAGGAGCTCCAGAGCGCCAACGAGGAGCTCCAGACGACCAACGAGGAGCTTCAGTCCACCAACGAGGAGCTCGAGACGACCAACGAGGAGCTTCAGTCCACCAACGCCGAGCTGGACGCCACCAACCGGGAGTTGGCCCACCGCACCCAGGAGATGGATGCGCTGAGCTTCTCCCAGCACGCCATCATCCGTGCCCTCTCCGAGGGGGTGATGGTGCTGGATGCCAACGGCTACATCACCGCGTGGAACCTTGCCGCCGAGCGGCTGCTGGGCCTCACCGAGCGAGAAACGGTGGGCCAAGTGCTGTGGACCCTGCGCATCCCAGCCCTCAACCGGGCCCTGCTCAACCGCGTCCGCAAGCACCTGACGGCCAACCGGACCTTGCGCCAGGAGGATGTCAGCTATCAGCTTCCCCATGGCGGACGGGGCCGCGCCACCTTGGTGGCCACCCCCCTCATTATGGATTCCCAGGTCCTCGGGGCTATCATCCTCCTCGAGGACACTACCCGGCTGAGCACGCTCGCCCAGAAGAACCGGGAAATGAAGGAGCGCATGAAGGCATGA